The following proteins are co-located in the Microcystis wesenbergii NRERC-220 genome:
- a CDS encoding AAA family ATPase has protein sequence MNQPRLLSFTLDGWGVLGGPVSLSLVNQVGVLVGRNGAGKSAILEGFEAISSCAIGRSIGSWMIDSDSIPSILQVEILTPTNRRLGYRYELIIPFSMDDLDTDIDDTTNDNSLENSFSWNDSCQYIDGDQELLWKTEFGLTSFNNNGEPIFAILGNTTSLRQSNIPGNSSLNLPPEMQWVYAILKGIRLLGKAPIRRTSRRQPSLLKVASKKISASRFDLADTLARRIFRWVGTDDFDELENVCQRIRLAKKITVQKFVLSEHSGQTGQDKDEEYIASVLLDGVNIGLLSDGTLRVLSILIEIIAHHPNATTIIEEPETQIHPAMLAKLLNEIKSYTWAEHLIISTHSPQVVAWTKPENISLVYRNQGRTSVRKLEEGEIEKVVEYLCEEGDLGDWIYSGILDE, from the coding sequence ATGAACCAGCCTAGACTATTATCTTTTACCCTCGATGGTTGGGGTGTGCTAGGTGGTCCAGTTTCCCTATCCCTAGTTAACCAAGTTGGGGTATTAGTGGGGAGAAACGGTGCGGGGAAATCCGCTATCCTAGAAGGATTTGAAGCCATCTCATCCTGTGCTATCGGTAGATCGATCGGCTCTTGGATGATTGATAGTGATAGCATTCCCTCAATTTTGCAGGTTGAAATTCTAACACCGACTAACCGGCGCTTAGGATACAGGTATGAGCTAATCATCCCCTTTTCTATGGACGATCTAGATACAGACATAGATGATACCACTAACGATAATTCCTTGGAAAATTCCTTTTCTTGGAATGATTCTTGTCAGTATATTGATGGAGATCAAGAACTTCTCTGGAAAACCGAATTTGGACTAACAAGCTTTAATAATAATGGTGAGCCAATATTTGCTATTCTTGGCAATACTACCTCGCTGCGACAGTCAAATATACCTGGAAATTCATCGCTAAATTTACCTCCAGAAATGCAGTGGGTTTATGCTATTTTAAAAGGGATTCGTCTTCTTGGCAAAGCTCCTATCCGTCGCACATCAAGACGACAGCCTTCCTTATTAAAGGTGGCAAGTAAGAAGATTTCTGCCAGTCGATTTGATCTAGCAGATACTCTAGCTCGGAGAATATTTCGTTGGGTGGGTACGGATGATTTTGATGAACTAGAAAATGTTTGTCAACGAATAAGACTTGCCAAGAAAATCACTGTGCAGAAGTTCGTTTTGAGTGAGCATTCTGGACAGACAGGCCAAGATAAAGACGAAGAGTACATCGCTTCAGTATTATTAGATGGAGTCAATATTGGATTACTCTCCGATGGCACCTTGCGAGTTTTATCAATTCTGATCGAAATAATTGCTCACCATCCTAATGCAACAACCATAATTGAGGAGCCAGAAACACAAATACATCCCGCAATGTTAGCAAAATTATTAAATGAAATTAAATCCTATACTTGGGCTGAACATTTAATTATATCAACTCATTCACCACAAGTAGTAGCTTGGACAAAGCCAGAAAATATTAGCTTAGTTTATCGTAACCAGGGACGGACAAGTGTTAGGAAACTAGAAGAAGGAGAGATTGAAAAAGTTGTCGAGTACCTCTGTGAAGAAGGAGATTTAGGAGACTGGATTTACAGTGGTATTCTCGATGAGTAG
- a CDS encoding DUF4276 family protein — translation MSSNLIAIIAEDETDCDVFRQIIHRVLGTNTRTKSWASKSSSTLKRKLSAKLKVMTREGCDAFIIVHDLDRNPKNNSLNDEKQLRDHLELSCSNINGIRKYICIPIEELEAWFWSDPEVVKYVGRGKGKAHPNPHLIIKPKEELIKLSIGENRKPRYSTNMNLELAQKLNLELCATCCPSFKDLLDFLQSLSRG, via the coding sequence ATGAGTAGTAACTTGATCGCCATAATTGCCGAAGATGAGACGGACTGCGATGTGTTTCGTCAAATTATCCATCGCGTGCTGGGGACAAATACTAGGACAAAATCTTGGGCATCTAAATCCTCTAGTACATTAAAGAGAAAACTGTCAGCAAAACTTAAAGTGATGACAAGGGAAGGATGTGATGCTTTTATCATTGTTCATGATTTAGATCGTAATCCCAAGAATAACTCTCTTAACGATGAAAAACAATTGCGAGATCACTTAGAATTAAGCTGTTCTAATATTAATGGTATCAGGAAATATATCTGCATCCCAATAGAAGAATTAGAGGCTTGGTTTTGGTCTGATCCAGAAGTTGTTAAATATGTGGGACGAGGCAAGGGAAAAGCTCACCCAAACCCTCACCTAATTATCAAACCGAAAGAAGAATTGATCAAATTGTCAATCGGTGAAAATAGAAAACCCCGTTATAGTACCAACATGAATCTTGAACTAGCCCAAAAGCTAAATTTAGAACTTTGTGCCACTTGTTGTCCTTCTTTTAAAGATCTTCTCGACTTTCTGCAATCTCTGTCAAGAGGATAG
- the gyrA gene encoding DNA gyrase subunit A, whose amino-acid sequence MTAAQDHIVPTDLSNEMSRSYLEYAMSVIVGRALPDARDGLKPVHRRILYAMYELGLTPDRPFRKCARVVGEVLGKYHPHGDTAVYDALVRMAQDFSMRDPLINGHGNFGSIDNDPPAAMRYTECRLHTLATNALLQDIESETVDFADNFDGSQQEPVVLPSRVPQLLINGSSGIAVGMATNIPPHNLAEIIDGTVALIHNPDLTDTELQRYIPGPDFPTGGHILGRDGIQEAYTTGRGSITLRGVATIETIEQRGRPDRDAIIITELPYQTNKAALIEKIADLVNDRKIDGISDVRDESDRDGIRVVIELKRDAYPRVVLNNLYKQTPLQSNFGANMLALVDNEPRLLTLREFLRVFLDFRLEVITRRTRYELRKAEERDHLLQGLLIALASLDAVIALIRSAADTASAKEGLVQNFGLSEVQADAILQMQLRRLTALESEKIQQEHGELLTKIGDLQDILAKKERIDSIIEEELQQIKTIHATPRRSHIEQREGEIAETDLIANEQALILVTEQGYIKRMPVNTFESQNRATRGKAGAKMKEDDGIDHFITCRDHDSVLFFTDRGVVYSLNAYHIPTGSRTARGVPIVQLLEIPKGEKITSVVAVSEFSEDNYLIMLTQKGFIKKTALAAFSNIRSNGLIAISLEDGDQLRWVRLAKEEDSVIIGSRQGMAIHFKADSQQLRSLGRATKGVKSMKLRSGDELISMDILPSQIVAQIAESNQEETEDESEEINPEVANNGPWVLAITMAGLGKRVPVTLLRLQNRAGLGVRVIKFRKKNDKLAALHVVNPNEEFMIITERGIIIRQSVDAITPQSRSAGGIRVQKLDEDDAIAAVALVPPSDAEESEDI is encoded by the coding sequence ATGACCGCCGCCCAGGATCATATCGTCCCCACAGACTTAAGCAATGAAATGTCCCGTTCCTACCTAGAATACGCCATGAGCGTCATCGTCGGGCGAGCCTTGCCCGACGCTAGGGACGGACTGAAACCCGTACACCGGCGCATTCTTTATGCGATGTACGAACTAGGATTAACCCCCGATCGCCCCTTCCGGAAATGCGCTAGAGTCGTCGGGGAAGTATTAGGAAAATACCACCCCCACGGGGATACTGCTGTTTACGATGCCCTCGTCCGCATGGCCCAGGATTTCTCCATGCGCGATCCCCTAATTAACGGTCATGGTAACTTCGGATCGATCGATAACGATCCCCCGGCAGCCATGCGTTATACCGAGTGTCGTCTGCACACCCTGGCCACCAACGCCCTACTACAGGATATCGAGTCAGAAACGGTCGATTTTGCCGATAACTTCGATGGTTCCCAACAGGAACCCGTGGTTTTACCCTCTAGAGTCCCGCAACTGCTAATTAATGGCTCATCCGGCATCGCCGTCGGTATGGCCACCAATATCCCCCCCCACAACCTGGCCGAGATTATCGATGGAACCGTTGCCCTCATCCATAACCCCGATCTCACCGATACGGAATTACAGCGTTATATCCCAGGGCCGGACTTTCCCACCGGGGGGCATATCCTTGGCAGAGACGGCATTCAGGAAGCTTACACCACCGGCCGGGGTTCCATTACCCTGCGGGGAGTCGCCACCATTGAAACCATCGAACAAAGGGGAAGACCTGATCGAGATGCGATTATTATCACCGAACTACCCTATCAAACCAATAAAGCGGCATTAATCGAAAAAATCGCCGATTTGGTCAATGATCGCAAAATAGACGGTATTTCTGATGTGCGGGACGAAAGCGATCGCGACGGCATCCGGGTGGTGATCGAACTGAAACGAGATGCCTATCCCCGCGTGGTCCTCAACAATCTTTATAAACAAACGCCCCTCCAGTCCAATTTTGGGGCGAATATGTTGGCATTAGTCGATAACGAACCGAGATTACTGACTTTAAGGGAGTTTCTCCGCGTTTTCCTCGATTTTCGCCTAGAAGTTATCACCCGTCGTACCCGTTATGAACTCCGCAAGGCCGAGGAAAGAGATCATCTCCTTCAGGGTTTACTAATTGCCCTCGCTAGTCTCGATGCAGTCATTGCCCTGATTCGCAGTGCTGCCGACACAGCTAGTGCAAAAGAGGGATTAGTGCAGAATTTTGGTCTTTCAGAGGTGCAAGCGGACGCAATCCTACAAATGCAGCTGCGACGGTTAACCGCCCTAGAATCGGAGAAAATTCAGCAAGAACACGGGGAATTACTGACAAAAATCGGCGATCTTCAGGATATTCTAGCCAAAAAAGAACGGATCGACAGCATTATCGAGGAAGAACTGCAACAGATCAAAACGATTCACGCTACCCCCCGTCGCAGTCATATTGAACAACGGGAAGGAGAAATCGCCGAAACTGACCTGATTGCCAACGAACAGGCCTTAATTCTCGTCACCGAACAGGGTTACATCAAAAGAATGCCCGTTAATACCTTTGAGTCCCAAAATCGGGCAACAAGGGGCAAAGCTGGCGCGAAAATGAAAGAAGACGACGGCATCGATCACTTTATCACCTGCCGCGATCACGATAGCGTTCTCTTTTTCACCGATCGCGGGGTTGTCTATAGTCTCAATGCCTATCATATCCCCACCGGTTCCCGTACCGCTCGCGGGGTTCCCATCGTGCAACTGTTAGAGATTCCCAAAGGGGAGAAAATTACCTCGGTGGTGGCAGTCAGCGAGTTCAGCGAGGATAATTACCTGATTATGCTCACACAAAAGGGATTTATCAAGAAAACCGCCCTCGCTGCCTTTAGTAATATTCGATCGAACGGTTTAATCGCCATTTCTCTCGAAGACGGTGATCAACTACGTTGGGTTCGCTTGGCCAAAGAGGAAGATAGCGTCATTATCGGTTCTCGTCAGGGGATGGCAATTCATTTTAAGGCCGATAGTCAACAATTGCGCTCCCTGGGAAGGGCAACTAAAGGCGTAAAATCGATGAAATTGCGCTCAGGTGACGAATTAATCAGTATGGACATTCTGCCTAGTCAAATTGTCGCCCAAATCGCTGAATCTAACCAAGAAGAAACCGAGGACGAAAGCGAAGAAATTAACCCCGAAGTGGCTAATAATGGCCCCTGGGTGTTAGCAATTACCATGGCAGGACTAGGAAAACGGGTTCCCGTTACCCTCCTACGTCTGCAAAATCGGGCGGGATTAGGAGTCAGAGTGATTAAATTCCGCAAAAAGAACGATAAATTAGCGGCTCTGCACGTTGTTAACCCCAACGAGGAATTTATGATTATCACCGAACGGGGCATTATCATCCGTCAATCCGTCGATGCTATTACTCCCCAATCGCGATCGGCCGGAGGCATCCGGGTGCAAAAACTCGATGAGGACGATGCGATCGCTGCGGTGGCCCTAGTTCCCCCTAGTGATGCGGAGGAATCTGAAGACATTTAG
- a CDS encoding ComEA family DNA-binding protein: MTPQNWLGRTFNPLKAKISNDPYYRFRSLDEIAMAAQLGIKINVSQAGVDDWLRLPGISIHQARMLVELLGMGVELLCLEDLAAALSVPVARLKAWEPILEFAYYSPESHLAPPKINPNTASIEQLTTLPLISDNLAAAIIKNREEQGLFKNIVDFKGRLSLGAQEISQLMHFFQF; the protein is encoded by the coding sequence ATGACACCGCAAAACTGGTTAGGGCGCACTTTTAACCCTTTAAAAGCCAAAATTAGCAATGATCCCTATTATCGCTTTCGTTCCCTCGATGAGATCGCTATGGCGGCGCAATTGGGCATTAAAATTAATGTCAGTCAAGCGGGTGTGGATGATTGGCTGCGATTGCCAGGGATATCCATCCATCAAGCGCGAATGTTGGTGGAATTGCTGGGGATGGGGGTAGAATTGCTTTGTCTTGAAGATCTAGCGGCTGCTTTGAGTGTTCCTGTGGCTAGATTGAAAGCTTGGGAACCGATTCTAGAATTTGCCTATTATAGTCCCGAAAGTCACCTCGCACCCCCTAAAATCAATCCTAACACTGCCTCGATCGAGCAGTTAACTACCCTGCCCCTGATCAGTGATAATTTGGCAGCTGCCATTATTAAAAATAGAGAAGAACAGGGATTATTTAAGAATATTGTGGATTTTAAAGGGCGTTTATCCCTAGGCGCTCAGGAAATCTCCCAATTAATGCACTTTTTCCAGTTTTAA
- a CDS encoding NINE protein, which translates to MLLVEKLLSKPKSRKLAIFLAFIGSILALPFPIAGIHKFYLGQPLWGIIYLLLWQTPIPRVACAIDAVWYLIQDNQFLANYFPTATAAATVPSLEPKQVEAIGAALRELERLRQEGLISEYEFEEKRRQLLQ; encoded by the coding sequence ATGCTTCTGGTGGAAAAATTATTAAGTAAGCCCAAAAGCCGTAAATTAGCGATTTTTTTGGCTTTTATCGGCAGCATTCTCGCTTTACCCTTTCCTATCGCCGGTATTCATAAATTCTATCTCGGTCAACCTCTCTGGGGAATTATTTATCTTCTCCTCTGGCAAACTCCGATTCCCCGGGTGGCTTGCGCGATCGATGCAGTGTGGTATTTAATCCAAGATAACCAATTTTTGGCTAACTATTTTCCCACTGCCACCGCTGCTGCCACTGTCCCCAGTTTAGAGCCTAAACAAGTAGAGGCGATCGGGGCAGCTTTAAGGGAATTAGAGCGCCTCCGGCAAGAAGGATTAATTTCTGAGTACGAATTTGAAGAAAAACGGCGACAATTACTACAATGA
- a CDS encoding RNA-guided endonuclease InsQ/TnpB family protein, whose amino-acid sequence MYKAYKFRLKPNTEQEIALAKSFGCCRWFWNYSLNLCQETYKTTGKGLTRNYIQGLLPSLKKEYEWLTDAYSQCLQVVALNLSQAYQNFFEKRARLPRFKSKHGKQSISYPANVKFEGDYLKLPGKVGLVYCVRHREFAGTIKTVTISKNPDGKYYASILVDDGQSPPDQGEQGGDEGGGIDGKAIGIDLGLTHFCITSNGSKYDNPRHLAKHQRNLKRKQQKLSRKKKGSNNRQKARGKVAKVHSKISRCREDFLHKLSRKIVNENQVIAVENLNVKGIVRNHNLAKAISDCSWGVFCTMLKYKAEWEGKTYIEVDRFFPSSKTCHVCLNQVGSLSLDVRIWTCEHCKTIHDRDINAAINIRDESLRILVLSKAEVLSLGTSDTAYRGDIRPKAGRKSVLRQSPVK is encoded by the coding sequence ATGTACAAAGCGTACAAATTCAGACTTAAGCCTAATACCGAGCAAGAAATAGCCTTAGCAAAAAGCTTTGGTTGTTGTCGTTGGTTTTGGAATTATTCCCTGAATTTATGCCAAGAAACCTATAAAACCACAGGAAAAGGACTGACACGAAACTATATTCAGGGACTATTGCCTAGTCTCAAAAAAGAATATGAGTGGTTGACAGATGCTTATTCCCAGTGCTTACAGGTTGTCGCTTTGAACTTATCCCAAGCTTATCAAAATTTCTTTGAGAAACGGGCGAGATTACCAAGATTCAAATCTAAACATGGTAAACAATCAATTAGCTATCCAGCTAATGTCAAATTTGAAGGTGACTACCTCAAATTACCGGGTAAAGTTGGATTAGTTTATTGTGTTCGTCATCGGGAATTTGCAGGAACAATTAAAACCGTTACTATCTCAAAAAACCCAGACGGTAAATACTACGCTTCTATTTTAGTTGATGACGGGCAATCTCCCCCTGATCAAGGGGAGCAGGGGGGTGACGAAGGCGGGGGGATAGATGGAAAAGCCATAGGAATTGATTTAGGATTAACTCATTTTTGTATTACCAGTAATGGTAGTAAATATGATAATCCTAGACATTTAGCCAAACATCAACGTAATCTAAAAAGGAAACAACAAAAGTTATCGCGTAAAAAGAAAGGCAGTAACAACCGTCAAAAAGCTAGAGGTAAAGTAGCTAAAGTTCACTCTAAAATCTCAAGATGTCGTGAGGATTTTCTCCACAAGCTATCCCGTAAGATAGTTAACGAAAACCAAGTTATTGCGGTAGAAAATCTCAATGTCAAAGGCATCGTACGCAATCATAATTTAGCTAAGGCTATTAGTGATTGTAGTTGGGGAGTGTTTTGTACAATGCTTAAATACAAGGCAGAATGGGAAGGAAAAACTTATATCGAAGTTGATAGGTTTTTCCCTAGTTCTAAAACTTGTCATGTCTGTCTGAATCAAGTGGGTAGTTTATCCCTTGATGTTAGAATATGGACTTGTGAACATTGCAAAACAATCCATGACCGGGACATAAATGCGGCGATAAATATTCGAGATGAAAGCTTACGGATACTTGTACTGAGCAAAGCCGAAGTATTGTCGTTAGGAACTAGCGATACTGCCTATAGAGGGGATATAAGACCAAAAGCTGGGCGTAAGTCCGTCTTGAGGCAATCCCCTGTGAAATAG
- the asnS gene encoding asparagine--tRNA ligase, protein MTTRIKEIFQTGQPDQSVTVQGWVRTKRELKEFTFLEVNDGSSLANLQVILEPTLPDYESVLKTIGTGAAIAVSGNLVPSPGKGQNIELKAAEITLYGDCPPDYPLQKKRHSFEFLRTIAHLRARTNTLGAVMRVRNACATAIHTFFQEKGFIWVHTPIITANDCEGAGELFTVTSLDLKKPANFAEDFFGKRAYLTVSGQLQAEVMAMALSNVYTFGPTFRAENSNTSRHLAEFWMVEPEMAFCDLEGDQDLAEAFLKYIFKFVLENCPEDLQFFNERIDKTVLSTAENIVNSEFGRITYSEAIELLEKADRQFEFPVEWGVDLQSEHERYLAEELFKKPVIVTNYPKTIKAFYMRLDDNNKTVSAMDILAPKIGEIIGGSQREERLDVLIQRMQEQGMNPDDLWWYLDLRRYGSVPHAGFGLGFERLVQFMTGMTNIRDVIPFPRTPLSADF, encoded by the coding sequence ATGACTACCAGAATCAAGGAAATCTTTCAAACAGGACAACCGGATCAATCCGTCACCGTGCAGGGTTGGGTGAGAACAAAACGAGAATTAAAAGAATTTACTTTCCTGGAAGTTAATGATGGCTCATCCCTGGCCAACTTACAAGTTATCCTCGAACCGACTTTACCCGACTATGAAAGTGTACTAAAGACAATTGGTACAGGAGCGGCGATCGCTGTTTCGGGAAATTTGGTTCCTTCCCCGGGTAAAGGGCAAAATATCGAGTTAAAAGCGGCCGAAATCACCCTTTATGGTGACTGTCCCCCGGATTATCCCCTACAAAAGAAACGTCATTCCTTTGAATTTCTGAGAACTATTGCCCATCTGCGAGCAAGAACCAACACCCTAGGAGCAGTAATGCGGGTTAGAAACGCTTGCGCTACCGCTATCCACACTTTTTTCCAAGAAAAGGGCTTTATTTGGGTACATACTCCTATTATTACCGCCAACGACTGCGAAGGTGCGGGAGAATTATTTACTGTCACCAGTTTAGATTTAAAAAAACCCGCCAATTTTGCCGAGGATTTCTTTGGTAAACGGGCCTATTTAACCGTCAGTGGACAATTACAAGCGGAAGTAATGGCCATGGCTTTATCTAATGTTTACACTTTTGGCCCGACTTTTCGCGCCGAAAATTCTAATACTTCCCGTCATCTGGCCGAGTTTTGGATGGTGGAACCGGAAATGGCTTTTTGTGATCTGGAAGGGGATCAGGATTTAGCGGAAGCTTTTCTGAAATATATCTTTAAATTCGTCCTAGAAAATTGTCCCGAAGATTTGCAGTTTTTTAACGAACGTATCGATAAAACGGTGTTAAGTACGGCCGAGAATATCGTTAATAGTGAGTTTGGCCGGATTACCTATAGCGAAGCGATCGAGTTATTGGAAAAAGCCGATCGTCAGTTCGAGTTTCCCGTAGAATGGGGCGTAGATTTACAGTCAGAACACGAACGTTATCTAGCGGAAGAACTATTTAAAAAACCCGTGATTGTCACCAATTATCCCAAGACAATCAAAGCTTTTTATATGCGTCTAGATGACAATAATAAAACTGTTTCCGCTATGGATATTTTAGCGCCCAAGATCGGCGAAATTATCGGCGGTTCCCAACGGGAAGAACGATTAGATGTATTAATCCAAAGAATGCAGGAACAGGGAATGAATCCCGATGATTTGTGGTGGTATTTGGATCTGCGTCGCTACGGTTCCGTTCCCCACGCCGGTTTTGGTTTAGGATTCGAGCGTCTGGTACAATTCATGACGGGAATGACCAATATTCGCGATGTGATTCCTTTCCCCCGTACCCCTTTAAGTGCCGACTTTTAG
- a CDS encoding IS630 family transposase — translation MLSWVAMIMMGLEGKIRFLCEDETRIGLKTISGRKITAKGIKPYGKVQWKFQATYIYGVVEPKTGEHFFYEFTHLNSQCFQIFLELVAEHFADSILIIQLDNARFHKAKKLKIPDNIILIFQPPYCPESNPIEQIWQYLKKGLRWKLPASLDELRELITERLKVMTQKVIASITGRAYILEALSVVGI, via the coding sequence ATGCTGAGTTGGGTGGCAATGATAATGATGGGATTAGAGGGAAAAATTCGCTTTTTATGTGAAGATGAAACTCGAATAGGACTGAAGACTATCAGTGGCAGAAAAATCACAGCAAAAGGGATAAAACCTTATGGGAAGGTGCAGTGGAAATTTCAAGCAACTTATATATATGGAGTGGTAGAGCCGAAGACAGGAGAGCATTTTTTTTACGAATTCACTCATTTAAACAGTCAATGTTTTCAGATATTTTTAGAGTTAGTTGCTGAACATTTTGCCGATAGTATTTTAATCATCCAGTTAGATAATGCTCGATTTCATAAGGCGAAAAAGTTAAAAATTCCCGACAACATTATACTGATATTTCAACCGCCCTATTGCCCTGAATCCAATCCAATTGAACAGATTTGGCAATACTTAAAGAAGGGATTGAGATGGAAATTACCAGCTTCTTTAGATGAATTAAGAGAATTAATTACCGAGAGACTGAAAGTTATGACCCAGAAGGTAATTGCTTCGATTACAGGACGTGCTTATATTCTTGAGGCTTTATCTGTAGTCGGTATTTAG
- a CDS encoding helix-turn-helix domain-containing protein: MAGVSKIEIRESEAELKELLRQEKTGSGKERIQVLYLLKTKKAKTVTEAAEMIGRNRVTVQDWVGKYRQGGLEKLLSKKVGTGRPRKVPQWAEKALEKRLKENQGFDSQVEICEWLEKKIGIKAKYKTVHKLVYYRLKASPKIARPKSLEQSEERLEYFKKTS; the protein is encoded by the coding sequence ATGGCAGGAGTTTCTAAGATAGAAATCAGAGAAAGCGAAGCAGAACTCAAGGAACTGCTCAGACAAGAAAAAACTGGTTCAGGAAAAGAAAGAATACAAGTATTGTACTTATTAAAGACAAAAAAGGCAAAAACGGTGACAGAAGCCGCCGAAATGATCGGGAGAAACAGAGTCACCGTACAAGATTGGGTAGGAAAATACCGTCAAGGGGGATTAGAAAAATTATTGTCGAAAAAAGTGGGTACAGGAAGACCAAGAAAAGTTCCCCAATGGGCAGAAAAAGCCTTAGAAAAAAGATTAAAAGAAAACCAAGGGTTTGATAGTCAGGTCGAGATTTGTGAATGGTTAGAGAAAAAAATAGGGATAAAAGCAAAGTATAAAACCGTTCATAAATTAGTATATTATAGACTAAAAGCGTCACCAAAAATAGCGAGACCAAAAAGCCTAGAGCAGTCAGAAGAAAGGTTAGAGTATTTTAAAAAAACTTCTTAG
- a CDS encoding type II toxin-antitoxin system death-on-curing family toxin — MEVLDLHHQIIQQSQGAMGIRDLGSLESAIAQPRMTFGGQYLYPTIVDKASALGFSIVMNHPFLDGNKRTGHGAMETFLVLNGLEINAFVDEQERVILALASGELERVAFTNWLRQNVGAS; from the coding sequence GTGGAAGTCCTCGATTTACATCATCAAATTATTCAACAGTCCCAAGGAGCTATGGGTATTCGTGACCTAGGTTCTTTAGAGTCTGCTATTGCTCAACCACGCATGACATTTGGCGGGCAGTATCTTTATCCGACAATTGTTGATAAAGCTTCAGCTTTGGGATTTTCAATTGTGATGAATCACCCATTTCTTGATGGCAACAAGCGCACTGGTCATGGGGCAATGGAAACATTTCTGGTGTTGAATGGACTGGAGATTAATGCTTTTGTAGATGAGCAAGAACGAGTCATTTTAGCTTTAGCCTCTGGTGAATTAGAACGTGTTGCCTTTACCAATTGGTTACGGCAAAACGTTGGAGCAAGCTAA